The following proteins are co-located in the Camelina sativa cultivar DH55 chromosome 12, Cs, whole genome shotgun sequence genome:
- the LOC104731760 gene encoding uncharacterized protein LOC104731760 isoform X1: MEQNQISNFYHKFNSKEYEFNEVFNGGLRAMSIWSFEGAGGPEEEDNRWPPWLKPLLKEQFFVHCKFHGDSHKSECNMYCLDCTNGPLCSLCLAHHKDHRTIQIRRSSYHDVIRVNEIQKYLDIAGIQTYVINSAKVVFLNERPQPRPGKGVTNTCKVCYRSLVDDSFRFCSLGCKIAGTTRGFQKGRENLLMETDDSSSSIGIGKNITNLQSFSPSTPPLTTSSNCRIAKRRKGIPHRSPMG; this comes from the exons atggaaCAGAATCAAATTTCAAACTTCTATCACAAGTTCAATTCCAAAGAATATGAGTTTAATGAAGTTTTTAATGGTGGTTTAAGAGCTATGTCTATATGGTCTTTTGAG GGAGCTGGTGGACCGGAGGAGGAAGACAACAGGTGGCCTCCATGGCTTAAACCTTTGCTTAAAGAGCAATTCTTTGTTCATTGCAAGTTTCATGGAGACTCTCATAAGAGTGAATGCAATATGTATTGCTTAGACTGTACCAATGGCCCTCTTTGCTCTCTTTGTCTTGCTCATCACAAGGATCATCGCACCATTCAG ATAAGGagatcttcttatcatgatgTTATAAGGGTGAATGAGATACAAAAGTATCTTGATATAGCTGGGATCCAAACATATGTGATTAATAGTGCTAAAGTCGTCTTCTTGAATGAGAGGCCTCAGCCTAGGCCAGGGAAAGGTGTAACCAATACCTGCAAGGTTTGCTATCGTAGCCTCGTCGATGATAGCTTCCGCTTCTGCTCTCTTGGTTGCAAG ATTGCTGGAACAACTAGAGGATTCCAAAAGGGAAGAGAGAACCTTCTGATGGAAACAGATGATTCAAGTAGCAGCATTGGGATTGGGAAGAACATTACAAATCTCCAGAGTTTTAGCCCATCAACACCTCCACTTACTACATCTAGCAACTGCAGAATCGCCAAGCGAAGAAAGGGAATACCTCATCGATCACCGATGGGATAA
- the LOC104731760 gene encoding uncharacterized protein LOC104731760 isoform X2 yields the protein MAIEDQENTIREFKPKNRRIMGAGGPEEEDNRWPPWLKPLLKEQFFVHCKFHGDSHKSECNMYCLDCTNGPLCSLCLAHHKDHRTIQIRRSSYHDVIRVNEIQKYLDIAGIQTYVINSAKVVFLNERPQPRPGKGVTNTCKVCYRSLVDDSFRFCSLGCKIAGTTRGFQKGRENLLMETDDSSSSIGIGKNITNLQSFSPSTPPLTTSSNCRIAKRRKGIPHRSPMG from the exons GGAGCTGGTGGACCGGAGGAGGAAGACAACAGGTGGCCTCCATGGCTTAAACCTTTGCTTAAAGAGCAATTCTTTGTTCATTGCAAGTTTCATGGAGACTCTCATAAGAGTGAATGCAATATGTATTGCTTAGACTGTACCAATGGCCCTCTTTGCTCTCTTTGTCTTGCTCATCACAAGGATCATCGCACCATTCAG ATAAGGagatcttcttatcatgatgTTATAAGGGTGAATGAGATACAAAAGTATCTTGATATAGCTGGGATCCAAACATATGTGATTAATAGTGCTAAAGTCGTCTTCTTGAATGAGAGGCCTCAGCCTAGGCCAGGGAAAGGTGTAACCAATACCTGCAAGGTTTGCTATCGTAGCCTCGTCGATGATAGCTTCCGCTTCTGCTCTCTTGGTTGCAAG ATTGCTGGAACAACTAGAGGATTCCAAAAGGGAAGAGAGAACCTTCTGATGGAAACAGATGATTCAAGTAGCAGCATTGGGATTGGGAAGAACATTACAAATCTCCAGAGTTTTAGCCCATCAACACCTCCACTTACTACATCTAGCAACTGCAGAATCGCCAAGCGAAGAAAGGGAATACCTCATCGATCACCGATGGGATAA